A window of the Virgibacillus pantothenticus genome harbors these coding sequences:
- a CDS encoding phage holin family protein yields MIDMIINMAKTTTAVASVVFAFLYGGWTVSLIALVVFVVLDYITGIAASAYEGKLSSRVGFWGIGKKVFIFAMVATAHVIDLVLIDATEIEAFVMTATIYFYIVNELVSILENAGRLSLPIPSPIRKAINIFQGRFSDYDDDTLKEKNVD; encoded by the coding sequence ATGATAGACATGATTATTAATATGGCAAAAACAACAACGGCAGTCGCATCTGTCGTTTTTGCATTTTTATATGGAGGTTGGACAGTGTCACTAATAGCTTTAGTAGTGTTTGTTGTATTGGATTATATAACAGGTATAGCAGCAAGTGCATATGAGGGTAAGTTATCAAGTAGAGTTGGATTTTGGGGAATCGGTAAAAAGGTGTTTATCTTCGCCATGGTTGCCACTGCACATGTAATTGACCTGGTGCTAATTGATGCAACAGAGATTGAGGCTTTTGTAATGACGGCTACTATTTATTTTTACATTGTAAATGAGTTGGTCTCAATCTTAGAAAACGCAGGTAGATTAAGTCTGCCTATTCCAAGTCCGATCCGTAAAGCAATTAATATTTTCCAAGGTCGTTTTAGTGATTATGATGACGACACTTTAAAAGAGAAAAACGTTGATTAA
- a CDS encoding UPF0489 family protein, with protein MNCWMKDHEWRKKVPNQNIYLMRDHNYAFSAWEIARMKAILKPYAIMIHVDSHLDDVSDAIDVPGVLGDIQSFDKAIQLAKKFDYGTGESPNHVYMWIDSFIWPSVVRNTIGDIIYVCDENKKELNENSIRDCINRDTPTDNHHSKIILENLMEQNKSIRRFHSLEEFQSGKGELLLEDTNRSLILDLDLDYFVKSYNTYQELYDREQITNNLEYLKRLADWDVITVALSPEYCGGEEHCKYLLDLFASTFNIEMNELLSW; from the coding sequence ATGAATTGTTGGATGAAAGATCATGAATGGAGAAAAAAAGTTCCTAATCAAAATATCTATTTAATGAGAGACCACAATTACGCTTTTTCCGCTTGGGAAATAGCTAGAATGAAGGCGATTCTTAAGCCTTATGCGATAATGATACATGTGGATTCACATTTAGATGATGTTTCAGATGCTATAGATGTCCCAGGTGTGCTAGGTGACATTCAATCATTCGATAAAGCAATTCAATTAGCAAAAAAATTTGATTATGGAACGGGAGAGTCACCAAATCATGTTTACATGTGGATTGATAGTTTTATTTGGCCATCAGTGGTTAGAAATACCATAGGTGATATTATATACGTTTGTGATGAGAACAAAAAGGAATTGAATGAAAACAGCATAAGAGATTGTATAAATCGGGATACACCAACTGATAATCATCATTCAAAAATTATTTTAGAAAACCTAATGGAGCAAAATAAAAGTATAAGACGATTTCACAGTCTTGAAGAATTTCAAAGTGGTAAAGGAGAGTTATTACTAGAGGATACCAATCGTAGTTTAATATTGGACTTAGATCTTGATTACTTTGTAAAAAGTTATAACACCTATCAAGAGCTGTACGATAGAGAACAGATAACTAATAACCTCGAATATTTAAAAAGGCTGGCTGATTGGGATGTTATTACAGTGGCGCTCTCACCCGAATATTGTGGAGGGGAGGAACATTGTAAATATCTATTAGATTTATTTGCCAGTACTTTCAATATAGAGATGAATGAATTGTTAAGTTGGTAA
- a CDS encoding phage tail spike protein, which produces MIHVIDKQTDVIVGIIPMDEFWYDNYHRSLETTAETFDFTTFADKDYSEYLTGRNKVIIPNEDGGYRELTIWHAGKTHKDSLYIEVFTKASYNDLRKAQVIKPQTLKSQSASTAAATVLRKTEWIVGLVEGKGSRTFHIEKHTDPYSMLKRIATEFDLELDFRIETKGNKITGRYVDLVQQIGQWRGREIEFGKDLRSIKRIEDTDNIYTALIGLGPEKDGRRLEVLVEDYDALQRWGRRDPVTGELRHIISTYEPQTEKDELSYDRLRTLTKNELEKRINEIVEYEAEIADLEHVPGMENEKIRFGDTLKIKDTQFNPPLYVEARVFEVSGSMKERGKKNVKLGDFTEYTEEEVQAVWKSLQDEIRRSIARMLSVNVVSSAGTVFKNGIGDAELTAVVYNQGNEMDKDGETYNYTWTKYDKHGNLLGEWSMSGKTINVKATDIDEKAMYACEVVFQDVAVLGYVTLTNVFDGVDGEPGIPGPPGKNGQTLYTWHKYADDDQGNGMSDYPDGKAYIGMAYNNESPIKSTNPDDYEWSKYRGDQGVPGPPGEDGNPNYTWVKYADDENGNGMADRPDGKRYLGLAYNKTTQTESTNPSDYNWSPLYDNVQVGGRNLFVIKDALVNSVFKWADGEVATETDSLVSGFIEVLANENIICNYTISQIMFYDKDKVYIGTYRDGELVPVGGQTRPTDKITVPNKQSIAYMRVSFRYGFLEDASVEGKKVKLEKGNVETDWSPAPEDERAYAEYVAQLKADLAETNAKDHADKVSKEKAEEARRQAEEFAENASNIKKGIIDVGSVPIRTAANGARIQWDGTNGLVQYDSKGNPVSWLDLKGNSRFVNAYLSGEIHAKRGVLGDGNVIIDDKGVRIVRPDGAITMQNGLMHNAYAVSADDPYYMTTTKNEVPGAEVGPVFIPGGLYGYKFRARSWYVCLKYSADGSKRKETGYLDVRDGLNAVAFQRYEFVHCARYLIFHYWPHADSGKHSLHVVNGSSDKKEDRIYFQLIEKGTSGIQKCVIDLGKPTFKKRDVTFKIGWVAAWTPSPEEEIIFRMKSVIQTDVL; this is translated from the coding sequence GTGATACATGTTATAGATAAGCAAACAGACGTTATAGTCGGCATTATTCCTATGGATGAGTTTTGGTATGATAATTATCACAGATCGTTAGAGACGACCGCAGAAACGTTTGATTTTACAACATTTGCTGATAAAGACTATTCCGAGTATTTAACTGGACGTAATAAAGTAATTATTCCTAATGAGGATGGTGGATATAGAGAATTAACGATATGGCATGCAGGTAAAACACATAAAGATTCTCTTTATATAGAGGTCTTTACTAAAGCCAGTTACAATGACTTACGTAAAGCTCAAGTAATCAAACCACAAACGTTAAAAAGCCAATCGGCAAGTACCGCGGCAGCTACTGTTCTAAGGAAAACGGAATGGATCGTGGGGCTTGTTGAAGGTAAAGGTTCCCGAACATTCCACATTGAGAAACACACTGACCCTTATTCGATGTTGAAGAGAATTGCCACGGAATTTGATCTCGAATTAGATTTCCGTATCGAAACAAAAGGTAATAAAATAACTGGTCGTTATGTTGACTTAGTCCAACAAATTGGACAATGGCGGGGACGTGAAATCGAGTTTGGTAAGGATTTGCGTAGTATCAAACGTATAGAGGATACTGACAATATTTATACAGCGTTGATCGGTCTTGGCCCGGAAAAAGACGGCAGAAGGCTAGAGGTGTTGGTAGAAGATTATGACGCACTACAGCGATGGGGTAGACGTGACCCTGTTACTGGTGAGTTGCGCCACATCATAAGCACATACGAGCCACAAACTGAAAAAGACGAATTGTCTTATGATAGATTACGAACATTAACCAAGAACGAACTAGAGAAACGCATCAACGAAATAGTTGAATATGAAGCTGAAATAGCCGACCTTGAACACGTGCCTGGCATGGAAAACGAAAAAATACGTTTCGGTGATACATTGAAAATAAAAGACACGCAATTTAACCCCCCTTTGTACGTAGAAGCGAGGGTTTTTGAAGTTAGCGGAAGTATGAAAGAACGTGGTAAAAAGAACGTCAAGCTAGGTGATTTTACCGAGTACACAGAAGAAGAAGTACAAGCAGTATGGAAATCACTACAAGACGAAATAAGACGTAGTATCGCACGCATGTTAAGCGTAAATGTAGTATCTAGCGCAGGTACCGTATTTAAAAACGGTATAGGCGATGCAGAACTGACTGCTGTTGTATATAACCAAGGAAACGAGATGGACAAAGACGGAGAAACATATAACTATACATGGACTAAATACGATAAGCACGGTAATCTCTTGGGTGAGTGGTCAATGAGCGGAAAAACCATAAACGTTAAAGCAACCGACATCGACGAAAAAGCCATGTATGCATGTGAGGTTGTATTTCAAGATGTTGCTGTATTGGGATATGTGACGTTAACTAACGTATTTGACGGTGTGGATGGAGAGCCCGGAATACCCGGACCACCTGGAAAAAACGGACAAACTCTTTATACTTGGCATAAATATGCTGATGACGATCAAGGAAACGGCATGTCTGATTATCCAGATGGCAAAGCTTATATAGGTATGGCTTATAACAATGAATCACCCATTAAAAGCACCAATCCCGATGATTATGAATGGTCAAAGTATAGGGGCGATCAAGGTGTGCCGGGACCGCCGGGAGAAGATGGAAATCCTAATTACACTTGGGTAAAATATGCGGATGATGAAAATGGTAATGGCATGGCTGATAGACCGGATGGTAAGCGATACTTAGGACTTGCCTACAACAAGACCACGCAAACCGAAAGCACTAACCCGTCTGATTATAATTGGAGTCCTTTATATGATAATGTGCAGGTTGGCGGCAGGAATTTATTTGTAATAAAAGACGCTCTAGTGAATAGTGTGTTTAAATGGGCAGACGGAGAAGTGGCGACCGAAACAGATAGTTTGGTTAGTGGGTTTATAGAGGTTTTAGCCAACGAAAACATTATTTGTAACTATACTATAAGTCAAATTATGTTTTACGATAAGGATAAGGTCTATATAGGCACTTATCGTGATGGCGAATTAGTGCCTGTAGGTGGTCAAACTAGACCAACTGATAAAATAACTGTACCTAATAAACAAAGTATAGCTTATATGAGAGTGTCTTTTAGGTACGGGTTTTTAGAAGACGCTAGTGTAGAAGGCAAGAAAGTAAAACTCGAAAAAGGCAACGTAGAAACCGACTGGTCACCAGCACCCGAGGACGAACGAGCCTACGCAGAATATGTCGCTCAACTGAAAGCAGATTTAGCCGAAACTAACGCTAAAGATCACGCTGATAAGGTGTCAAAAGAAAAAGCCGAAGAAGCACGTAGGCAAGCGGAAGAATTTGCGGAAAACGCAAGCAACATTAAAAAAGGGATTATCGATGTTGGGTCTGTACCTATTCGTACTGCTGCTAATGGTGCACGTATACAATGGGATGGTACAAATGGTTTAGTGCAATATGATAGTAAAGGTAATCCAGTATCATGGCTTGATTTAAAAGGTAACTCACGTTTTGTTAATGCGTATTTAAGCGGGGAGATACACGCTAAACGAGGTGTACTTGGTGATGGTAACGTCATTATAGACGATAAAGGCGTTAGAATTGTACGACCAGACGGTGCTATTACGATGCAAAATGGACTTATGCATAACGCCTATGCAGTTAGTGCTGATGACCCTTACTATATGACAACAACAAAAAATGAAGTACCGGGAGCAGAGGTTGGTCCTGTGTTTATTCCAGGGGGACTATACGGGTATAAGTTTAGGGCTAGGTCGTGGTATGTGTGCCTTAAGTACAGCGCTGACGGCAGCAAGCGAAAAGAGACAGGGTATTTAGATGTAAGAGATGGTTTAAATGCTGTTGCGTTTCAGCGTTACGAATTTGTGCACTGTGCCAGATATTTGATATTTCATTATTGGCCACATGCCGACAGCGGTAAACATTCCCTACATGTGGTAAACGGATCTAGCGATAAGAAAGAAGACCGCATTTATTTTCAATTGATCGAAAAAGGTACATCTGGCATACAAAAATGTGTTATTGACTTAGGTAAGCCTACTTTTAAAAAACGAGATGTCACTTTTAAAATAGGTTGGGTAGCAGCTTGGACACCATCACCAGAAGAAGAAATCATCTTTCGAATGAAAAGTGTTATACAAACAGATGTGCTGTAA
- a CDS encoding distal tail protein Dit, with amino-acid sequence MSGMTYRGIKKDYLKVLRGKKRPPWATVERSILEVSGLAGGYLSNTAIKPRVISVPVLLENHNFSDLQKLKEDLADWLITNEPEPLEFDDEQNRTYYAIVDGDLDLEEMVSYGHGTINFLCPDPFKYGKEQTKTFTSDMLTLSYNGTAPASPIFELEVLKPVTFAMVQNQFEEYQLIGTPLEADMETVDTRKLLIEERGETLDTWSNTPTKVDGGVVAGRLSTDNDGITVPSYGPDTNNWHGPALIKEISPSQDFEIEMMVEGETGKPDQTYRIEFYAYDENMNVLGKMALLDKSLGINNKIAEGRIGGYEGRQQNYLISSQNYSYGWPFFFGMLRLRRIGNQFEFYVTRVANNTKHVFSLKKLFTDNNNEYMGKLRYVQIHIGKWADSARAYAPKILHIKVFKLAQETVDQTPYIANPGDKITLDNFNKEILLNGEDSKNLKDFGGSFFNLHKGDNQLVVHPSNSFKATAKWRNRYR; translated from the coding sequence ATGTCTGGCATGACATATCGAGGTATAAAAAAGGATTATTTGAAAGTTCTCAGAGGCAAAAAACGACCTCCCTGGGCTACCGTAGAAAGAAGCATATTAGAGGTTTCCGGCTTAGCCGGAGGATATCTATCCAACACAGCAATAAAACCAAGAGTTATTTCTGTTCCTGTACTCTTAGAAAATCATAATTTCTCTGATCTGCAAAAACTTAAAGAAGACCTTGCGGATTGGTTAATAACTAATGAACCAGAACCCTTGGAGTTTGACGATGAACAAAACCGAACTTATTACGCTATAGTGGATGGCGATTTAGATCTAGAAGAAATGGTTAGTTATGGGCATGGAACGATTAATTTTTTGTGCCCAGATCCATTTAAATACGGCAAAGAACAAACTAAAACTTTTACATCTGACATGCTTACATTATCGTACAATGGTACAGCACCAGCATCACCGATTTTCGAGTTGGAGGTATTAAAACCTGTTACCTTTGCTATGGTGCAGAATCAATTTGAAGAATATCAATTGATTGGAACCCCTTTAGAAGCTGATATGGAAACAGTAGATACTAGGAAATTACTCATCGAAGAACGAGGGGAAACATTAGATACATGGAGCAATACCCCTACTAAAGTAGATGGTGGCGTAGTAGCTGGTAGACTAAGCACAGATAATGATGGTATTACTGTGCCAAGTTACGGACCGGATACAAATAATTGGCACGGTCCGGCGCTAATTAAAGAAATATCCCCATCACAAGACTTTGAAATTGAAATGATGGTTGAAGGAGAAACTGGCAAACCGGATCAAACTTACCGAATTGAATTTTATGCTTATGATGAAAACATGAACGTACTTGGAAAAATGGCTCTACTAGATAAAAGTTTAGGTATAAACAATAAAATTGCTGAGGGGCGTATCGGAGGATATGAAGGCAGGCAACAAAATTATTTAATAAGCTCACAAAATTATAGTTATGGATGGCCTTTTTTCTTTGGTATGTTACGTTTGCGAAGGATTGGTAACCAATTCGAATTTTATGTAACACGAGTGGCCAATAATACAAAACACGTTTTTAGTCTAAAAAAGTTATTTACCGATAACAACAATGAGTACATGGGTAAATTACGATATGTACAAATACACATCGGTAAATGGGCGGATTCGGCTAGAGCTTACGCACCTAAAATCTTGCATATAAAAGTGTTTAAACTAGCGCAAGAAACGGTCGATCAAACGCCATATATCGCTAATCCGGGCGATAAAATAACACTTGATAACTTTAACAAGGAAATATTATTAAACGGCGAAGACTCGAAGAACCTAAAAGATTTCGGAGGTTCTTTTTTTAATTTACACAAAGGCGATAACCAACTAGTAGTACATCCATCTAACAGTTTTAAAGCAACAGCTAAATGGCGTAATAGATATAGGTAG